TGGGAGGACCGCGCGACGCGATGTTGGCCGAAGCCCATGGCTACCAATTCCTAGGCCCGGACAACGGCGTCTTGGCCTACGCCCTCTCCGGCGGCCCGCCCGGAACCGGAGGGGCCCGCCATGCGCCTTTCCGGCCCGTTATCGCCGAGGCCCCGCCTTACCGGCTGCGCGCCATCGAGAATCCCGAATACCGCCTGCCCGATGCCTCGGCCACCTTCCACGGCCGCGATATCTTCGCTCCCGCGGCCGCCCACTTAAGCCTCGGCAAAACCCCGGGTTCCTTCGGCCGCAAGAAGGACACCTTCGTGGAATTGCCCTTCCCGGTACCCTATATGGCGAAAGGCGCCGTGGTCGGGGAAATCGTGCATATCGATCGCTTCGGGAACGCCATCACCAACGTGACCCCGCGCGATCTGGAGTCCCTCCCCGAGAAAAAGCGCAAGGGCGCCATCGCCTTGGTCTCCAAAGGAAAAGCCTTCCCGCTGTCGGCCTTCTACGCGCAGGCGGGCGCCGGGAAGAACGCGGCGGTGCCGGGGTCGAGCGGATTCCTGGAACTGGCGATCTCGAACGGGAACGCGGCCAAGAAATTCGGATTCAAGCGCGGCGATCCGGTCAAGGTATCCTAGAGTAGCAAGGCCCGGCCGGGAGAGAACGACCCTGATCCGGGTTACGACGGCAACCGGGCCCAGGTAACCTGCGCGCTACCTAGCTCAAGATCTTTCCGGAACCCGGGCTCGCATCGAAGCCGGGGAAGCCGCATGGCGGCACGGGTCGGGGCCGCCGCCGGCCTCGGAGCGCAAACTTCGGAAAGCGGATCCGGGCGCGGAATCGCAAGCTTCTAAGGAAGCTATGCCGCCCGGGCCGATGCCGGGTGGATCAAGCAGGGTGAAAAGTGATATCTTATGGTATCGGATCCGCTTCGCGAGGTGTCATGCGGGATAAGTACGGCGAATACCTGGGCGCGGCCATCAAGGCCGCCGAAGAAGCGGGCGGCATCGCGCGCAGCATGCAGCACGCGCTCCGCGATATCCGCTACAAGGGCGAGAAGGACGTGGTGACCGAAGCCGATCTGGCCAGCGACGCCGCCATCCGCAGGAGCCTCTCGGCGGCCTACCCCAAGCACAACATCGTTACCGAAGAAGAGGCCGCCCTCGATCAGGGGAGCGAGTTCACCTGGTTCGTGGATCCCATCGACGGAACGGTGAATTATTCCCGGGGATTCCCGCTTTGGGGCGTGTCCATCGGCCTCCGCCGCAAGGATGCCGTCGTGGCCGGTTGCATCTGGCTACCGGCCCTGGAAGAGATGTACACCGCCACGCTGGGCGGCGGGGCTTACCTCAACGGCAAGAAAATCCAGGTGAGCGGGGTGTCCGAGCTCCGCAAAGCCATCATTTCCCACGGCGATTTCAACGTGGGCGCGGACGACGCTATCCGCATGGAGCTCAACGCCAAGAATCTGGAGTCCCGCGGGCGGGCGGCCGCGGCCTTGCAACGGGTCAAATGCCTGGGTTCCGCGGTGGTGGAAAGCGCATTCGTCGCCGCAGGCCGCATGGAAGCCTACTGCATGCTCGCCATGCATCCCTGGGACGTGGCCACGGGTTGCCTGCTGGTGACCGAAGCCGGAGGCAAGGTATCCCACCTCGACGGCGCCGCATTCGATATCGAAGGGAAGGATGCCCTGTTCTCCAACGGCATCCTGCATGAGCAGATGCTGAACGTGCTGAAACTGGGTTGAGACCCTATTTATCCTTGTCCGACATGGACGGGTCCAGCAAATCGCACACCTTCTGGAGCAGCCCGTTCGGGCTGAAAGGCTTGGGCAGGAAATCGGCTTCGGCGTCCCAGACTTCGATCTGCACGTTCACGTCCGCATTGTAACCGGAGATGTAGAGGACCTTCATCTCCGGTCGTTTGGGCCGCAGGAAACGGGCCAATTCCATGCCGTTGACGCGGGGCATTACCAAATCGGCGATCAGCAGATTGATGGGACCTTGATGGGTTTCGGCCACGGACTTGGCCTCATCGCTGTCCTTCGCTTCCAGAACGTGGTAATCGTTGATTTTCAGGATTTCCTTGACCAGGGTGCGATTGGACGCGATGTCGTCAACCACCAGGATCGTCGGCTGCTTTTCCGTTCCCATTGGACCTCTCTTGTGCCGCGCTTCCACGCGTCACCCGCGTTCTACCCGGGGCGTTCAGGTATGAAAACTAACTTATTCCCCAGGCCCACACACCAAATAGAGCGCGTTCTTGCGTCCTAGGGTTCCCATTAATTGATGGATGTATAAGCCGCCAGCGTTCCCTATTCGGAGCTGGCGGCACGGGACCTATTCACGGGCCCGCCTTATGTCTTGAAGCAGGACAAGCGGTTCGAGCGCGTGGAGTGCTTCAGTCTTTTGAGGGCCTTCTCTTTGATCTGGCGCACCCGCTCCCGGGTGAGGTTGAAGCGCTGGCCTATCTCCTCGAGAGTATATCCGGTGTCCACGCCGATTCCGTAGTAGAGCCGGACCACCGCCTCTTCGCGGTCCTCGAGGGTGCCGAGAACCCCCTGCACCTCCCGCTTCAGGCTTCCCGCCAGCACCGGTTCCTCGGGGCTTTCGGCGTTGTCGTCCTTCAGCAAGTCGCCCACCTTGCCTTCTTCATCGGCCTGCAAAGGCGATTCGAGGGAGATGGGATTGGCCGAAAGCTGCAAGCACTCGCGGATTTCGTTCTCATCCAGGTTGAGATGATAGGACAACTCCGAATGCGAAACCGAGCGGCCCAACTTCTGTTCCAGGCGCGCGCCGGATTTGCCCAGGCGGTGGATGGCGCTCACCCGGTTCAGCGGCACGTTCAAGATGCGCGATTGCTCGGCCAGGCATTGCAGGATCGCCTGGCGGATCCACCAGACCGCGTAGCTGATGAACTTGAAATGCTTGGTCTCGTCGAAGCGCTTGGCGGCCCGGATCAATCCGAGGTTGCCTTCGTTGATGAGATCCGTCATCGGCAATCCCTGGTTCTGGTAATTGCGGCAGACGGAGACCACGAATTTCAGGTTGGCGCTGATGAGCTTGTTCAACGCGCGGCGATCGCCCTGGCGGATGCGCATGGCGAGGTCCGCTTCCTCGCTCAGGGACAAGTTCTGATTCTTGCTGATTTCCCGGAGATAGAGGGAGAGGCCCGAATCATCCGCTACGAACTTGAGGGAACGCTCGGAACTCGAGGATTTTGGGTCGGCCAAGGTTGGCTCCTTTCCGAAACCCTCCCAATCAAATTTTCTCAACCCCGTGGCGCAAGGGAATTTGAGGAACTCGGCGATCCTGCGTTTTTTGGCCTCGGAAGCGCCCCTTTTCGCGGAAAAAGCCGGATCGGAAGGGAGATTAGCAGGGATGGTTTTCCCGGCAGCCTCGCAGGGTATACTCTCCGTTTGTTCGAAGCAGCCGCCCTCGTGAGCGAAATAGTCCGCCCGGCCACGTAACCGATTCGCCCGCGCATGCGTCTAAGGCATCATGCCCGAAAACCCGCATTCATCCACGCCCCGCGCCATCGGCATCCTCTTCGCCAGCGGGATCCTGATCGTCTTCGCCGGGTTGGCGGGCTTAGGGGCTACCGCGATTTCGGTCGCTTCCGATTCCGGCGAGGGCGCGCCTGCGCCCGCGGTCCTGCATGCGAACCGCAATACCGATCGAGTCAATGACAAGAACGGAGTCGCCGATGCTTCCGGCCGGATCGCGAAGCTTAAGCGGGTAGCCGCAGGCGATACGACCCTGCGCAAAGGGCGCATAGCCCCCTAAAGCCCCGGATCTGCCCCAGCAATGGCGAATTCCGCGCGAAATCGTATCCGCTTTTGGGATGGGATGGAAAAGCGTTTATTGAACTCATGTCTCGATCGCTGGTCTATGCGGCTTTGCTCCTTCTCGTTGGCTGCGCCAATGATAGGATGATGTTCCGCGCCAAGCCGGCCAATGCGGCGTCGCCGTCGGCGGCGCTGGATGTGCAAGGCGCCTCCGGGCCCATGCGCTTGGCCGTAGGCGACGAGTCCCGCCAGGTGGAAATGCGCGGAAACGACAGCCTGGTCCTCACGGGCACCGCCAAGGATAGCCGAGGGATCAAAGACATCGCCTTGCAGGGTAACGCCGTGGTGACGTGCAGCGATCCCGCCACGGGCGCGACCTTCACGCGCTCGACGGGTTTCCTGCGCCGGCACGTGCCGGGGACGCTCCTGAGCGGCAGCGTTCCTTCGCAAAGGGATTCCCGCTTCGTGCTGCGAGTCGGCGATATCGCGCGCTTGTGCCCGGGCGAACGCCTCGAAAGCGCCGTCGGCCAGGCCCGGCTGCAGGCTTCCAATTATCACGGAGATGCGGCCTCCACGCCTCATCTGGAATTCCGCATCGCGGTCGGCGAAGCGGCGGCCCAGGCTATTCCCATGCCCGGGGCCCTGCCTGGCCCTCTGGCCGGCCGGGCCTCCACCGCCACAGGATTCGCCCCTGAGGGCGGCGTAGGAGGCTCGGGGTCCCAACCCCATTCCGGCCCCGCTGTTTCAACGCCCGCGGCGGCCCCGATGGCCCCGCGCATGTGCCCGCGTTCCGCCGGGCCCGGGCGCGCGGCGGAAAAGCGCGCCACGGGGGAAACGCCGGGCGGCGAGTGCCTGGATACCCCCGTACCTTCCATGTCACCCCCCGCCTCTCCCCCCACCTCGCGGGTCTCTTCGCCCCGCGGCGGCTCGCGGTCTGGCGTTTCGTCGCGCGGCGTTTCGACGGTATTTGACCCGGCGCGCGCTATGCCCTACAATGGGTAAACCGGAAGGCACTACCGCGAAACCGCATGCGGCCGGGCCCTACGGCGTATCCGAAGGATTTATGCATTTCGAAACGATTTTGTTGGTCGAAGACGACGGTTCCCTCCGTAGCGTGATGAAGCTGTTCCTGGAGCATTCGGGCTTCGGGGTATTGGAGGCGGACAACGGCGTCGATGCTTTGTTCATGAGCGGCCAGCATCCTGGCCCCATCCACCTGCTTTTGACGGACGTGGAGATGTCGCCCATGAGCGGTCCCGAACTGGCGGAGCAGGTTCTGCTCCACCGGCCCGAGACCCAGGTGCTTTTCATGTCCGGGAACAGGCAGCCCGAGGATTTGTTCAACGACATGTGCCTCTTGAACGCCCGCTTTCTGGGCAAGCCGTTCAATCCGAGTACGCTGCACCATACGGTGCGGCAGGTGCTGGGGGCCCCCGGCTGAGCGGGGTCGCGCGACAGCCCGGACGCCGCGGCGCCCGGGCGTCCTCCGAGGCCCGGCGGGGACCGTCGTCCCGCTCCTTCGCTTGGAAATCCCCGGCGTCCAGGCCCGGCGCGCGGCCGCCGTCCGAACGGGAAGGTTCCGGCGCGGATCCTTACGCGCGTTTCCATCGCCTCGACGGATCGCATCCTTGGCGCGAAGCCGCCCCGGACGGTTTCGTGGATTACCCCGCGCGTTACCGTCCCGGCGGACGCGTGGCCTATTTCAATTTCCCTTTGGCGCGCGAACTGGAACTGGTCCCTTCCGGCCATCCCGCCCGCCTGAACGCGCGGCTGGAGACGCGCATCTTGGAAACCTTCTCCCTGCAGATCATCAACGAATACGATCTGGCCCATCCGGAACGCGTGAAGGGCGCGCGCGTCAAGCCGAACCCCTTTATGGCGACACGCTACCTGCAATTGCAGCATAAGGACAAGCGCGGGCGCACCTCCGGCGACGGGCGCAGCATCTGGAACGGCAGCCTGGAAGCCAACGGGATGAGCTTCGACGTCAGCAGCCGCGGCACCGGCGCCACCATCCTTTCCCCCGGCGCCTCCGAGGCCGGCAAACCCCTGCCGACGGGGGACGAGGTCCATGGCTACGCATCGGGTACCGCCGACTTGGACGAGATGCTGGGCTCGGCGCTGATGTCGGAAATATTCTACCGCCAAGGGATCCCCACCGAGCGCTGCCTGGCGGTGATCGATTACGGGGACGGAACCTCCATCGGCGTGCGCACCGCGCCTAACCTCATCCGCCCCGCGCATATCTTCCGTTACCTCAAGCTGGGCCTGCGGGACGGGCTGGAGCGCTCGCTGGCGCATTTTTTCGATCGGCAGGAAGCCAACGGCATTTGGAAGCTGCCCGCGGGACGCGAAGCCCGCATGGCCGCCGGCCTCGATCGCATCGCCCGATCCTACGGCAAGCTGGCCGCGGTGATGGAAGAGGATTACATCTTCAATTGGCTTTCCTGGGACGGCGATAACGTGCTCGCCGACGGATCCATCCTCGATTACGGATCCATCCGCCAGTTCGCGGCCAAGTCGGACAAGTACCGGTACGAGGACGTAGATCGCTTTTCCACCTGCCTCACCGAGCAGCGTTATTGGGCACGCCTGATGACGCAGGCCTTCGCCCAGGCCGCCGATTTCATCCTCACCGGGACCAAGAAGCCGCTCAAGGGTTTTCGCGAGGCGGCTTGCCTCCGGGCTTTCGACGCCGCCTTCGGCGAAGAGCGGGATCGACGCCTACTGTGGCGCCTGGGCTTCGACTCGTCCAGTTGCGAACGCCTGCTGGCGACGGCTCGCGGCTCGATCGCCGAATTCCGCCGCGCCCTCGCCTATTTCGAGGACCTCAAGGTCGCCAAAGGCCCCGAGCGCCTTCCCGACGGCATCACCCATCGGCCCGTGTTCCTTATCCGCAGCCTTTTGCGCGAGCTTCCCCGCTTCTGGTCGCGCGCGGGCCTTTCCGCCGATCTGGATCCGGATCGCTTCTGCCGCATCATGGCCGCCTCCTACGCGGCCAAACGCGACTTGGAAGTGTCTCCCGCCCGGGCCGCGCATACGCGCGAATTCCAGGAGGGCTACCGCAAGCTGATGCGCCTGGCCGCCGAAGGATGCAAGGAGGCCGTATCCCCGGAGCAAATCTTGTCGGTGCTGGCCGAGCGCTCATCGGTGATCAACCATCCCCACCGCCTCACGGGGGACGGATTGGTTTGGATCATCAACCAGGTGATATCCCTGAAGGACAAGCTGGGGTGGGCGGAATTGCAACAGGCCATGGACACCTTCATCGATTCGCAAGTGCTCATTCCCGGCCAATGGCGGCCGCTTCCCGACGCGGACCTCCGCTCCTCCCGCCCCAAGGGCCGGCTGCTGCGCAAGATCCGGCAGGACCTGAAGAATTACCGCGAGACCGTTTGACGCGCTAGGCGCCCCGATCGGTCGCGAATCCCGCGCGAAAAGCTTCCCCTGCGGCCCCTTAAACGATTAAGTTTACCCGCGACAGGAGGGCCCATGAAGAATTGCCTTATCTGCCAGACCGGGCAGGACCAAGTCGCGTTGAACCGTATCCCCGTGGCCATGGAAGGCTCCCATTGGGGGGACATGCTGGTTTGCGCAAGCTGCCTGGAAGTGCTGGGCGCCGAAGAGGTGAAGGGTTTGATCAGCGCCGCCGTGCGCGAGAAGTCCTTCGAGCCCAGCAACGTGATCCTGGCGGATGAGAAAACGGCGGCGGCCGAGGTGGAGCCCGGCCTGGTGGAGCTTCCCGTGAGCGCCGCCCTCCTGCGCGACCCGCAAGCCTTCGCCCGCACCGTCGGCGAAAAAATGGGCGCCAAGCTTTGGGACCTGCATCGCCAAGGCGTATCGGACGCGGTGTGGACCACCTCCCTCACGCCCGACGGCGAAGGAGGCTACGTCTTCGCCGCCGCCTTCGCTCAGTCACCAGCGGGTCAGACTTAGGAAGGCGCGCTTCGCCCAGAACGCTACGGAGCGAGCTGAGGAAGAGCGCCTTCGCGCGGATATGGAACGTAACGACGACTACCGACCCATCGCTTGCGACTTGTATGATCGCTTGGAATCCATCGCCACTTTACGAAGCCTGGTTCGCTTGACGCTTAAGGACGAAGACGCCGGGCCCGGCGGCGCGTCCGCTGAAGGCCGGATCGCGGACATCTATACGCGCGAAGACAAGCAGGAGTTTCTGCGGCTGGACGGCGGACAGGAGATCCGCCTGGATCGGATCATCGGCATTTTACCGATTGGATAGGGCCTAGGCCCCCAGCTTGTGTCGAATTCCTTTCCGGCCCGGCCCTTCCCCGGGCCGGGCAGTACGATTCCGGTAAAGTCGCGCGATCCCCTGGGGATTTTTCCTTCCCCGATTGGTAATATAGGGAATGCTTTTTCAGCGACCGGCCCCAACTTCCCCAACCCCGAATCCAGGCTTATGAATCTTCGCTACGTATTCGATATCACGATTGGTTTGTTCGGCACCCTTTTCGCCGCCCTGATGTTCTTCTACTTCCCCGGCCTGCAGGCCTGGACCTTCTCGGCCCTGCACCCCATCGCGGCCTTGAAGCCGAGCGGACTCGGCGCCGGCATCTGGATCCATCTCTTGCTCGTCTTCGCCGTGGTCCTGCCCGGCGTTTTCGGCCCGCTCTTCCTGGTCACGCGCGCCCGCCGCTTCGTCACCTTGAAGCTGGGCGGCGGATGCCTGGCCCTATCTTCGCTTTTCCTGTTCGCGGCCATGCACGCGCCTCTGCTCTACGGCCGGGTGGCCCTGATGGCGCTCCTCTCGGGCCAATTGCTCGCCTTGGGGATCAAGGCGGAGAAATCGGTGCCGTGGAATTGGATGGCGTACCTGGGCTTCGCGCTCGCCAACTTCACCTTCCCGGATTCGGGGATCCTTAGCGGCGCCAATATCCTGACGGGGGTTTATCTCCTCGCCTCCGGCGCCCTTCTGCTCCGGGGCGAGAAGCCGAAGGGCCCCAAGCAATCGCGCTTCCGCGTGATGATTGGGTAGCTGCCCGCTTTGCCTCTACATCGCTTTCGCCTGCTCCTACTAACGACCGCTTTTTTCCTCTCCGCCTGCCTTTCTCAAGAGGACATGTACGGTGGTGCAAATGATGGAGAAGCGATTTATGGAGTCAAGAAGGAGCCTACTCCGGAGACGACCCCATTCCCATATCCCTACCCCGAGGTCGGAGACGCTTGGACCTTACGAAACGGTTCGCTTTTAGGATCATCGGAAATCCGATCCCTGGTATGGGCAAAAACGAAACTCGTGGGAGTGTTGGGAAGCACAGGCGCCAACGCCATGGTCGTGACGTCCACCGACGGGACGGCCTGGGCATCTCATCCGACTGGGATTCCCGGAGGCTTTCTTAGTTCCTTGGTCTGGACCGACCGGCAGCTCGTCGCGGTCGGAAAGGACAGCAGCGGCGCCGCGATCGCGACCTCGCCGGACGGCATCACTTGGTCGCGTCGTTCCGCCGGTATAAAGGGCGCGCTAACTTCCGTAACCTGGACCGGATCCCAACTCGTGGCGGTGGGAAGGGAAGGAGACAGCGTAGGTATTCTTACCTCACCCGACGGAATCGCCTGGACGCCCCGCTCCTCGGGGATTAAAGGCGGGGCTATCTCCGTAACCTGGACTGGAAGCCTACTAGTGCTGGTAGCTAAGGATGAGGCGATTTCCCCGAGCGCGATCTGGACCTCGCCCGACGGCATCATATGGACTTATCGGCCCGTAGACGGCCTTCGCGAGCTGAACGCGATGATATGGACCGGGAGCCAGCTCGTTGCCGTAGGCGCCGGTACGTATTCCATGGCGCACATTCCGGAAATACGAACCTCACCGGATGGCATCGCTTGGACCGCTCGTGATGCCGGCATTTCCGGGGATCTTTTTTCGGTAACCTGGACCGGCAGCCGCTTGGTGGCCGTGGGAGCCGGATATGGCACGGCCGCCTCCTTGATACTATCGTCACCTGACGGTATCAATTGGACTCTTATCTCTTCCAACATCCACGGCGAGCTTTCCTCTGTGACCTGGACCGGAGATTGGCTCGTAGCGGCCGGAAGGCATGGCAACGGGAACGCCCAGTCCCTGACCTCTATCGATGGCAATGACTGGATATCCGCGAACGATGATTGCCAATGCGAACTATCCTCGGTTACCTGGACGGGCAAACTCTTCGTGGCGGTCGGAAAGGATTATGAAAGAGTAACGATCATGACTTCGGTTGACGGGACATCCTGGATCACCCGCTCTCCCGGGATCGCTGGAAGGCTTTCCTCCGTAATCTGGGCCAACGGCCTATTGCTGGCTGTCGGATGGGATAGCAATGCCCCCTTTATCCTGACTTCGCTAAACGGGATCGATTGGATCCCCCAGTACCCCGGACTCGCAAATGGCACTCTTCGCGCGGCGACATGGACCGGCAAGCAATTCGTAGCCGTCGGAGGGGATACCAACAAGACGGCGACGATCACTACCTCTCCCGATGGCATCAACTGGTGGCCCCGTCCCTCCGGGACCAGCGGCGAATTTTATTCGATAACCTGGACCGGCGGCGAATTGGTTGCCGTGGGATTGGATCCACGGGACGGCGGCATCAGCGCGACTTCGCCCGACGGCATCACCTGGACGGCCGGGGAGCCCGTTACCCGAAGCGGGCTTTCCTCGGTTACCTGGACCGGCAATCAGCTCGTGGCCTTGGGAGCGGATAGTAGCGGGGCCCTGATCCGAACCTCACCGGATGGCAGCGCTTGGACTGATTATTCTTCGGGAATCCCTTATGGGCTTCGCTCACTAGCCTGGACCGGAAAACAACTCGTAGGCCTAGGTCCCGGATTCCTGCTTACTTCCCCCGACGCAATCTCTTGGTCCCCTCACGCAACCGGAATCGTCGAGGGCGGGCTCTTATCCCTGACCAGCGATGGGAAGCAACTCGTGGCGGTCGGAAGCAATGGCGTCATCTTGACCTCGCCATAGCCAACTGGATTCGGCGGCCTTCCGGCTCAGAACGCCTGCGCCAAATCCAACCAAAAATAGTGGCTTCCCGATCCCTTCAGCACGAAATCCATGCGCAGGTTGAAGATGCCCAGCAGGGGGTAGCGGACGCCCAGGCCCGAAGCGTAGCCTTCCCCGGAAGGCGGCTTACTCCCTTTCCAGGTGAAATGGGTCGCATGGCGGACGTCCCAGACCTTTCCGAAATCGAGGAAGGGGACGATTTGCAGAGGCGAAAGGGAATGCCAGTGGCCGCGCGGATTTAAGAACCAGAAAGGTTCGACGCGCAATTCGGCGCCGGTCTGGACATAGGCGAGGATCGAATCCTGGGCCACGCACACCTTTTCGTCGGGGCCCATGGGGCATAGGTTCTGGAAACCATAGCTGCGCACGCTACGGGATCCTCCCAGGAAGAAACGGTCGGAGTTGGGGCCGCCTTGGCCGAAAAAGCGGCCCGCGTCGAGGCGCGTCGCGGGCTTGAGCATGCGCAGGCCGGGCAAGGGATAGTAGTGCGAGGTCTTGGCCTCGATCCAATTATGCCGGTACTGCGCGAAGCGGAAGACGTCGTTCCTCTGGAGGGCGCCGCCATTGCCCCAGGTGAAGGCGAGGCGCACGCCGCGGGTCGGGTCCATGGGCTGATCGACGAAGGTGGCGAAAGCGGTCTGGATGAAATTGAGGCTCAGGTCCCGCTCGCGACCCACGGTGATCATCCGGCTCTTGGCCTCCAACTCCGCATCGGTTACCAGGCGCAGCCAATAGGAATAGGGCCAGGTGAGCCGCGAGGAATTGGTCCAGTCGAAATCGCCTCCGAAGGGCCCTTGGTTGACATGTACCGAGTCTTGACCCTGGTACCAATTCAGATCCACGTCCTCGTCGAAGCGGACCAGGGTCCCCATGATCAACGGGGCGCCGAAGCCGGCATAGAGGGTCTGGCGCTCGTAGGCGAAGGATAACCCGGAACGCAATTCGTTCAAGGTGCCGGCGATGTTGCTATGGCGCCCGTCCACGGAGAATCCGGGCCCGTACTGGGTCTCGTAGAACACCGATGAACGCAGGCTGCCCGGTACGTGCTCTTCGGCGTAGAGGTACATGGTGCTGCGGCCCTCGGCCCCGGACCGGAGGGAATCCTTGACGCGCACGAAATTGAAGCCCCCCGTGTATTGCAGCTTCTCGACCAGCTTATCGTTGCTGGACATGCGCATGGTATCGCCCCGGGCATACGGCACCAGGCCGCGGATCAGCGCCTCCCGCGTCAAGCCCTGTAAGGTGTCCTGGGGCGGCGCCCGCATATCCCGTATCTCCAGGGTATCGAAGATGACGGGCTCGCCGGGATCGATCAGGTAGTCCACCTTCACGCTCTTCGTGGCCTTGCGGATATCGATGCGATCGTCCGCTTCGACGCGCACGAAGCCCGCGTCGCCGTAGCGTCGCAGCAGATAGCGGCGATCGG
The DNA window shown above is from Fibrobacterota bacterium and carries:
- a CDS encoding SAM-dependent chlorinase/fluorinase, which codes for MSCIVLLTDFGSADWFVGTLKGVIASIAPKAQVIDLCHDIPPGDVKAGAFALLTSYRYFPRGTIFVAVVDPGVGGPRDAMLAEAHGYQFLGPDNGVLAYALSGGPPGTGGARHAPFRPVIAEAPPYRLRAIENPEYRLPDASATFHGRDIFAPAAAHLSLGKTPGSFGRKKDTFVELPFPVPYMAKGAVVGEIVHIDRFGNAITNVTPRDLESLPEKKRKGAIALVSKGKAFPLSAFYAQAGAGKNAAVPGSSGFLELAISNGNAAKKFGFKRGDPVKVS
- a CDS encoding inositol monophosphatase gives rise to the protein MRDKYGEYLGAAIKAAEEAGGIARSMQHALRDIRYKGEKDVVTEADLASDAAIRRSLSAAYPKHNIVTEEEAALDQGSEFTWFVDPIDGTVNYSRGFPLWGVSIGLRRKDAVVAGCIWLPALEEMYTATLGGGAYLNGKKIQVSGVSELRKAIISHGDFNVGADDAIRMELNAKNLESRGRAAAALQRVKCLGSAVVESAFVAAGRMEAYCMLAMHPWDVATGCLLVTEAGGKVSHLDGAAFDIEGKDALFSNGILHEQMLNVLKLG
- a CDS encoding response regulator, with the translated sequence MGTEKQPTILVVDDIASNRTLVKEILKINDYHVLEAKDSDEAKSVAETHQGPINLLIADLVMPRVNGMELARFLRPKRPEMKVLYISGYNADVNVQIEVWDAEADFLPKPFSPNGLLQKVCDLLDPSMSDKDK
- a CDS encoding response regulator, with protein sequence MHFETILLVEDDGSLRSVMKLFLEHSGFGVLEADNGVDALFMSGQHPGPIHLLLTDVEMSPMSGPELAEQVLLHRPETQVLFMSGNRQPEDLFNDMCLLNARFLGKPFNPSTLHHTVRQVLGAPG
- a CDS encoding BamA/TamA family outer membrane protein encodes the protein MKAFAFSIALALGAAAVHADVKISFQGNSGLGKRKLTEVINPEPAEYDKEGLQSWREDAEFYLLDLYRSYGYFDAAVRTDLSPRGKDPKDWDAVFAIQEGPRYVYDTVSVLGARLRQSGEPRLPSTRDSAAGPTATLTRSATDSGPAPVPLNPRPPTPDTGTVPLIGPAIDTSQLEARPGKPFRQDALLTDRRYLLRRYGDAGFVRVEADDRIDIRKATKSVKVDYLIDPGEPVIFDTLEIRDMRAPPQDTLQGLTREALIRGLVPYARGDTMRMSSNDKLVEKLQYTGGFNFVRVKDSLRSGAEGRSTMYLYAEEHVPGSLRSSVFYETQYGPGFSVDGRHSNIAGTLNELRSGLSFAYERQTLYAGFGAPLIMGTLVRFDEDVDLNWYQGQDSVHVNQGPFGGDFDWTNSSRLTWPYSYWLRLVTDAELEAKSRMITVGRERDLSLNFIQTAFATFVDQPMDPTRGVRLAFTWGNGGALQRNDVFRFAQYRHNWIEAKTSHYYPLPGLRMLKPATRLDAGRFFGQGGPNSDRFFLGGSRSVRSYGFQNLCPMGPDEKVCVAQDSILAYVQTGAELRVEPFWFLNPRGHWHSLSPLQIVPFLDFGKVWDVRHATHFTWKGSKPPSGEGYASGLGVRYPLLGIFNLRMDFVLKGSGSHYFWLDLAQAF